Proteins found in one Labrenzia sp. VG12 genomic segment:
- a CDS encoding FecR domain-containing protein: protein MIVRRGWKVRTGQGRVAIRRGDQKFVVSRGAVVTLQPGGFFIKRMVVYQDRGQLDVNVTRRWFRHFKVETPFLAAVVKGTDFRVRVTQNTATVNVGQGVVGVHDFASGDRADIGVGQSAFTNPARRVGLSVRGRTRPVVRPGPKRAPAFATRIVRNVPATAAEARALNANNASSNSNGNSNGNSNGNSNGNSNGNSNGNGNSNGNGNGNSNGNSNGNSNGNSNGNSNGNSNGNSNGNSNGNSNGNGNGNSNGNSNGNGNGNSNGNGR, encoded by the coding sequence ATGATCGTGCGCCGCGGCTGGAAGGTCAGGACCGGCCAGGGCCGGGTTGCCATTCGGCGCGGCGACCAGAAATTTGTCGTGTCCAGGGGCGCTGTTGTAACGCTCCAGCCTGGTGGGTTCTTCATCAAGCGAATGGTGGTCTATCAAGACAGGGGCCAGCTCGACGTAAACGTAACACGCAGATGGTTTCGCCATTTCAAGGTCGAAACCCCCTTCCTGGCAGCTGTCGTCAAAGGGACAGATTTCCGAGTGCGGGTGACCCAGAACACGGCGACGGTCAATGTTGGGCAAGGCGTCGTCGGAGTGCATGATTTTGCATCTGGAGACCGTGCCGACATCGGTGTCGGGCAGTCTGCATTCACCAATCCCGCGCGCCGTGTTGGCCTTTCTGTCAGAGGACGTACGCGGCCAGTGGTGCGTCCGGGGCCGAAACGCGCGCCTGCATTTGCAACCCGTATTGTCAGAAACGTGCCGGCAACGGCGGCAGAAGCGCGAGCCCTGAACGCAAACAACGCTTCAAGCAACAGCAACGGCAATTCGAACGGCAACAGCAACGGCAATTCGAACGGCAACAGCAACGGCAATTCGAACGGCAACGGCAATTCGAACGGTAACGGCAACGGCAATTCGAATGGCAACAGCAATGGCAATTCGAACGGCAACAGCAATGGCAATTCGAATGGCAACAGCAATGGCAATTCGAACGGCAACAGCAACGGCAATTCGAATGGCAACGGCAACGGCAACAGCAACGGCAATTCGAATGGCAACGGCAATGGCAATTCAAACGGCAACGGCCGCTGA
- a CDS encoding glycerophosphodiester phosphodiesterase family protein has product MKQAMVVCHRGASLWAPENTLASLEKAIEMGAEAVELDVRPSRDGILYVMHDATVDRTTNGSGRISDLTSAEIDALDAGIWFGPDFAGEQVPRLDRFLDACKGRIATYVEIKDGDPGEVRDMLAVRGMLSEAWTFSFDQAIRAEARAKVPDLRRMVLFIHVGSVDRAVAQEAQIIEFHEDNLDPDLVAAAKRAGLITQMFYAGSDRAVFERAVRCGVEQMNIDQIEVFRSVENDLLTPV; this is encoded by the coding sequence GTGAAACAAGCGATGGTTGTTTGTCACCGAGGCGCGTCTCTGTGGGCTCCTGAAAACACGCTGGCGTCCCTGGAGAAAGCCATCGAGATGGGCGCGGAGGCTGTTGAGCTTGACGTGCGACCGTCCCGGGATGGCATTCTGTACGTCATGCATGACGCCACAGTGGATCGAACCACCAATGGCTCAGGCCGGATTTCGGACCTGACATCGGCTGAAATTGATGCGCTCGACGCCGGTATCTGGTTCGGCCCGGACTTCGCCGGCGAGCAGGTGCCCCGGTTGGACCGGTTCCTGGATGCCTGCAAGGGCCGGATTGCCACTTATGTGGAAATCAAGGACGGCGACCCCGGAGAAGTTCGTGACATGCTGGCGGTGCGCGGCATGCTCAGCGAGGCCTGGACCTTTTCCTTTGACCAGGCCATTCGCGCGGAGGCTCGTGCCAAGGTCCCCGACCTGCGCCGCATGGTTCTCTTCATTCACGTTGGATCGGTTGACCGCGCCGTGGCACAGGAGGCGCAGATCATTGAGTTTCACGAAGACAATCTGGACCCTGATCTGGTCGCGGCGGCAAAAAGGGCGGGCCTGATCACCCAGATGTTTTACGCCGGTAGTGATCGGGCAGTCTTTGAAAGGGCCGTACGCTGCGGGGTCGAGCAGATGAATATCGATCAGATTGAGGTGTTTCGGTCGGTGGAAAATGACCTGCTCACCCCCGTGTAG
- a CDS encoding FecR family protein produces MAASAEANSQNWVVKRVSGIVYFVAPGVDAFRVKRGMVFEKGFTLGTRSGARALIARGSETISVGPNTTFALSQYRSKGGKTTLLQRKGSIEVDVQKRQRPHFTVETPFFAAVVKGTRFRVDVRSKRADVSVQRGLVEVADFASGDRVDLAAGQSASSAPSRKVGLTVGGRTKPVVRPGRKRAPVFNAPPVENVPTSTPTNNRRGGLGNFLNAGSNSNGNSNGNSNGNSNGNSNGNSNGNSNGNSNGNSNGNSNGNSNGNSNGNSNGNSNGNSNGNSNGNSNGNSNGNSNGNSNGNSNGNSNGNGNGNSNGNGNGNGRN; encoded by the coding sequence ATGGCGGCCTCTGCTGAAGCGAATTCTCAGAACTGGGTCGTCAAGCGCGTATCTGGGATTGTCTATTTTGTAGCGCCTGGCGTCGACGCATTTCGTGTCAAACGTGGTATGGTCTTCGAGAAGGGCTTTACCTTGGGAACGCGATCCGGCGCCCGAGCTTTGATTGCGCGTGGCAGTGAAACCATTTCTGTGGGGCCGAATACGACCTTTGCGCTTTCGCAGTATCGCAGCAAGGGTGGCAAAACCACGTTGTTGCAGCGGAAGGGGTCGATCGAGGTCGACGTGCAGAAACGGCAGCGACCGCATTTTACAGTCGAAACGCCGTTCTTTGCTGCCGTGGTAAAAGGCACGCGCTTTCGCGTCGATGTGCGGTCGAAGCGAGCAGACGTGTCGGTACAGCGTGGTCTGGTGGAAGTGGCTGACTTCGCGTCTGGTGACAGGGTAGATCTTGCAGCCGGTCAAAGCGCGTCGAGTGCGCCCTCTCGAAAGGTCGGGCTTACGGTTGGTGGCCGCACGAAGCCGGTGGTTAGACCAGGCCGGAAGCGGGCGCCGGTCTTCAATGCGCCGCCGGTGGAAAATGTACCCACAAGCACGCCCACCAACAATCGGCGCGGTGGCTTGGGTAACTTTCTGAACGCCGGCTCAAACAGCAACGGGAATTCCAACGGCAACAGCAATGGCAATTCCAACGGCAACAGCAACGGGAATTCCAACGGCAACAGCAACGGCAATTCGAACGGCAACAGCAACGGGAATTCGAACGGCAACAGCAACGGGAATTCCAACGGCAACAGCAACGGCAATTCCAACGGCAACAGCAACGGGAATTCCAACGGCAACAGCAACGGGAATTCCAACGGCAACAGCAATGGCAATTCCAATGGCAACAGCAACGGGAATTCCAACGGCAACGGCAATGGAAATTCCAATGGAAACGGCAATGGCAATGGTCGTAATTGA